In a genomic window of Glycine max cultivar Williams 82 chromosome 13, Glycine_max_v4.0, whole genome shotgun sequence:
- the LOC100808113 gene encoding protein DETOXIFICATION 18, giving the protein MKEEIEKMVASNSSDDSIGTPLVIRGSDNNGRDQNTRLHQVEGWWNKVLDMEEAKCQLLFSLPMILTNTFYYLITSISVMLVGHLGELQLAGSTLANSWFNVTGSAVMVGLSGALETLCGQGFGAKEYQMLGIYLQASCIISLIFSIIISIIWFYTEPILVLLHQSHDIARTTALYMKFLIPGLFAYSFLQNILRFLQTQSVVMPLVALSALPLLIHIGIAYGLVQWPGLSFTGAPVATSISQWISMLLLALYVMYAKKFKQTWQGFSMHSFHYVFTNMKLALPSAAMVCLEYWAFEVLVLLAGLLPDSQITTSLIAICLNTQFIAYMVPVGLGAAGSTRVSNELGAGNPEQAKHAMNVTVKLSFLFSFCFALALGFGHNIWIQLFSGSAKIKEEFASMIPLLAISIVLDAVQGVMQGVARGCGWQHSTVYINLATFYLVGLPISCLLGFKTNLHYKGLWIGLICGLLCQVVTLFLFLRLAKWTKLDLSGDKDKDHPLVV; this is encoded by the exons ATGAAAGAGGAGATAGAGAAGATGGTGGCAAGTAACAGCTCGGATGATAGCATAGGAACACCTCTAGTAATAAGGGGATCTGATAATAATGGAAGAGATCAAAACACAAGACTCCACCAAGTTGAGGGATGGTGGAACAAAGTGTTGGACATGGAAGAGGCTAAGTGCCAACTCTTGTTTTCACTGCCAATGATTCTCACCAACACGTTCTATTACTTGATAACTTCGATTTCTGTCATGCTTGTTGGTCACCTTGGCGAGCTTCAACTTGCTGGCTCTACTCTGGCAAACTCGTGGTTCAATGTCACTGGCTCTGCTGTCATG GTTGGTTTGAGTGGGGCACTGGAAACACTCTGCGGGCAAGGATTTGGTGCAAAGGAATACCAAATGCTGGGAATTTACCTACAAGCCTCATGCATCATATCTCTAATTTTTTCCATCATTATATCCATTATTTGGTTCTATACAGAACCTATCCTAGTGTTGCTTCATCAATCTCATGACATTGCAAGAACAACTGCTCTTTATATGAAGTTTCTTATCCCAGGATTATTTGCATATAGCTTCTTGCAAAATATCTTGAGGTTTCTCCAGACACAATCTGTGGTAATGCCATTGGTTGCACTCTCAGCTCTTCCATTGTTGATTCATATTGGTATTGCATATGGCTTAGTTCAGTGGCCAGGTCTGAGTTTCACAGGTGCACCAGTTGCAACTTCTATTTCACAATGGATATCAATGCTATTATTGGCCTTGTATGTCATGTATGCTAAGAAGTTCAAGCAGACATGGCAGGGATTTTCAATGCATTCATTCCATTATGTATTTACAAACATGAAACTGGCCCTGCCCTCTGCTGCAATGGTATG TTTGGAGTATTGGGCTTTTGAAGTTTTGGTTTTATTGGCTGGTCTGTTGCCTGACTCACAGATAACAACTTCATTGATTGCAATATG TTTAAACACACAATTCATTGCGTACATGGTCCCTGTTGGTCTTGGTGCAGCTGGAAG CACAAGGGTATCCAATGAATTGGGAGCAGGCAACccagaacaagctaaacatgCAATGAATGTCACCGTGAAGCTCTCTTTCCTCTTTAGTTTCTGTTTTGCTTTGGCACTTGGATTTGGCCATAATATCTGGATTCAGCTTTTCAGTGGTAGTGCTAAAATTAAAGAGGAGTTTGCTTCAATGATACCCTTGCTTGCCATTTCCATAGTACTAGATGCTGTCCAAGGTGTCATGCAAG GGGTGGCCAGAGGATGTGGTTGGCAGCACTCAACTGTTTATATTAACCTTGCAACTTTTTATCTTGTTGGTTTACCAATATCATGTCTCCTAGGATTTAAGACCAATTTGCAttataag GGTTTATGGATTGGTCTGATTTGTGGGCTGCTATGccaagttgtgactctcttcCTTTTCTTAAGGCTTGCCAAATGGACTAAATTGGATCTCTCTGGGGACAAAGATAAAGACCACCCTCTTGTTGTTTAA